The region ATCGATCTAATTAACGCCAAGCCCCAGAAGCTCACGGAGGAAATGGCGAAGAATGCACGGCTGCTCATCACGATGGGATGCGGTGACAAGTGTCCCTATGTCCCCGGACTTCACCGCGACGACTGGCCTCTCCAGGATCCGAAGGGACGTCCGATCAGCGAAGTCCGCTCGATACGGGACGAAATACTGGATCGAGTATCTAATTTGCTGAAGAGTCAAGGAATCGCGGATCAGTAGCGATAAATGCCGTTCTCGTGAGTCGAAGCCCCCCTTCTCTATGCTTTCTCGAGCACGAGATGGGTGGCGTATTCCGAAGCTTTGCGCTCGGTGATGGAGAACCCCAGCGCATGAAGGTCCAGACCTTCGAACAGTGGTTCTCCCTGGCCGAGAAGCACGGGGGCCAACGCGATGTGGAGAGAGTCGATGAGGCCGGCTTTCAGATACTGCCGCACTGTGGCCACGCCGCCTCCAATCTTGACGTCTTTGCTGCCGGCAGCCTTCTTCGCAAGGCCCAGCGCCTCTTCGATGCCGCCCGTCACAAAGTGAAAGGTGGTTCCCCCTTCCATCACCAGAGGCTCACGCCTGTGATGTGTGAGAACGAAGGTGGGTGTGTGGTACGGCGGATTGTTACCCCACCACCCCTTCCATGAGTTGTCCAGCCATGGGCCGCGCACCGGACCGAACATGTTGCGGCCGAGGATGAAGGCGCCGAAGTTTTCCATCGCCCGTTGCGCGAAGATGTCGTCCACCTCTCCGGTGCTTCCCCCTTCCTGCCCGTGCATGGCGCAAAAGGTGTTCGTGTGAAAGAACCACTGAAAGATCTCCGGTCCTCGCTTTCCCAGCGGATTCTCGAGGCTCTGCTCGATCCCAGCGCCGAAACCGTCCA is a window of Edaphobacter sp. 12200R-103 DNA encoding:
- a CDS encoding arsenate reductase ArsC — protein: MLTVIFACVHNAGRSQMAAAFFNQLADPAKARAISAGTEPGERIHPEVLAVMREAGIDLINAKPQKLTEEMAKNARLLITMGCGDKCPYVPGLHRDDWPLQDPKGRPISEVRSIRDEILDRVSNLLKSQGIADQ
- a CDS encoding dihydrofolate reductase family protein encodes the protein MSKVRVAGFGVSLDGFGAGIEQSLENPLGKRGPEIFQWFFHTNTFCAMHGQEGGSTGEVDDIFAQRAMENFGAFILGRNMFGPVRGPWLDNSWKGWWGNNPPYHTPTFVLTHHRREPLVMEGGTTFHFVTGGIEEALGLAKKAAGSKDVKIGGGVATVRQYLKAGLIDSLHIALAPVLLGQGEPLFEGLDLHALGFSITERKASEYATHLVLEKA